The proteins below are encoded in one region of Halorhodospira halochloris:
- the tsaB gene encoding tRNA (adenosine(37)-N6)-threonylcarbamoyltransferase complex dimerization subunit type 1 TsaB, protein MSHSVIIAIETATEGCSVAVDTAHGVVERFVEAPREHSARLLPMLEEAMAEAEISSAQIAAVAFGRGPGAFVGVRLAASVAQGLCSAWQVPALPVSTLEALAAGAAREHGAARVIAALDARMGQVYWGAYSLADGQLMEAESVDAVADPEQLAAGISGGISGRDYFGVGRGFAAYSHLLPRPRAGLAADSLPRAEDLLPRARSLLAAGQAVAPDQALPVYLREGV, encoded by the coding sequence ATGAGCCACTCCGTCATAATCGCCATCGAGACCGCAACCGAGGGCTGTTCCGTCGCTGTTGATACCGCGCATGGAGTAGTCGAGCGCTTTGTTGAAGCGCCGCGCGAGCATTCGGCAAGGCTGCTGCCGATGCTCGAAGAGGCCATGGCAGAAGCGGAAATCAGCTCAGCGCAGATTGCTGCTGTTGCATTTGGCCGGGGGCCGGGGGCATTTGTCGGGGTGCGCTTAGCCGCCTCGGTTGCTCAGGGTTTGTGTAGCGCCTGGCAGGTGCCGGCACTGCCGGTATCAACCCTCGAAGCGCTAGCCGCTGGGGCGGCTCGTGAACACGGCGCCGCTCGGGTGATTGCTGCCCTGGATGCGCGCATGGGGCAAGTCTATTGGGGAGCATATAGCCTGGCTGACGGGCAGCTGATGGAGGCTGAATCGGTCGATGCTGTTGCTGATCCTGAGCAGTTGGCAGCTGGTATATCTGGTGGCATATCTGGGCGTGACTATTTTGGGGTTGGCCGCGGTTTTGCTGCCTATTCCCATCTTTTGCCACGCCCTAGAGCAGGGCTTGCCGCGGATAGCTTGCCGCGAGCCGAGGATCTGTTACCGCGCGCGCGCAGCTTATTGGCGGCTGGACAGGCAGTCGCCCCAGATCAGGCGTTGCCGGTCTACCTGCGCGAAGGGGTCTAA